From a region of the Bombus terrestris chromosome 8, iyBomTerr1.2, whole genome shotgun sequence genome:
- the LOC105665982 gene encoding uncharacterized protein LOC105665982, with product MMHKLDSTDFADHVKLLLELMTGNSKQESVNHENKDYIISSDESDIENEDNDKTNENEQNFGNGRYYDTIFRLSKSYEDHARNTRKHLKPDTRKDAWDDFVFEDKMYRVIPLRLDEKIFKSKYTTSTNKGRFKQNDK from the exons ATGATGCATAAATTAGATTCCACGGATTTCGCAGACCACGTAAAG TTGCTATTGGAACTGATGACAGGCAATTCTAAGCAAG AATCGGTAAACCACGAAAACAAGGACTATATTATCAGCTCCGATGAATCAGATATTGAGAACGAAGATAACGACAAGACAAATGAaaacgaacagaattttggCAATGGACGTTATTACGACACGATTTTTCGCTTAAGCAAATCCTATGAAGATCACGCGAGGAACACGCGAAAACACTTAAAGCCGGACACGCGCAAAGATGCCTGGGACGATTTTGTGTTCGAGGACAAAATGTACAGAGTAATCCCTTTAAGATTGgacgaaaaaatattcaaatcaaaatATACAACTTCTACTAATAAAGGTCGATTCaaacaaaatgataaataa
- the LOC100648637 gene encoding uncharacterized protein LOC100648637 isoform X1, which produces MAYRFLSTAFLWQSIILVSKIPPVYEHPTASNISFEKGGVFNVTKPCNRQPCLSFASRGVRSWPPEEEPSQMDTVPLLTPTMETELLNEPWVFPQPKTNVTKETEKEASSIWEENFQDLSGYMDPFQGQCDFHAGESPTFKLSGTKYEGNSVLSSEEGVLKDLMSVTDEEKWNMKMSTAEITEHLNDSCHSLQSTSNVTSKYERKNSPTESNTSNLWLKISKGSTNVNTSKQNNTDVSAPFQSRYHIEEIDLNDACPTSFDSTENQRETWDVLRTVETTGSDTFDLLSYLCDDEMHSPEGSVSTDSSVASKSWSPSKLSTMIPQTSVKVKTEKNETVVPECTRNRTPSSTITSSSSDVPVVSTRRAERTRISVSNKIEKPYSRARRERIERKRYVESDSDDRTSVLHYRESREKNNEASRKSRMNKKAKETEMAKKAVELERDNRILKMKVEELEKLVTSMRSALLRSALKKEF; this is translated from the exons ATGGCATATCGATTCTTATCGACGGCTTTTTTATGGCAATCGATAATcttg GTATCCAAAATCCCTCCTGTTTACGAACACCCAACAGCCAGCAACATTTCATTTGAGAAAGGAGGCGTGTTTAAC GTAACAAAGCCATGCAATCGTCAGCCGTGCCTGTCATTTGCTTCTCGTGGCGTGAGATCGTGGCCACCAGAGGAAGAGCCTTCACAAATGGATACAGTTCCCTTGCTAACACCGACCATGGAGACAGAATTGTTGAACGAGCCATGGGTGTTCCCACAGCCAAAAACGAATGTAACAAAAGAAACCGAGAAAGAAGCATCCTCCATATGGGAGGAGAACTTTCAAGATTTAAGCGGTTACATGGATCCATTCCAGGGTCAATGCGATTTTCATGCAGGTGAATCACCTACTTTTAAACTATCAG GTACGAAATACGAGGGTAACAGTGTTTTGTCTTCAGAAGAGGGGGTATTGAAAGATTTGATGAGTGTAACAGATGAAGAAAAGTGGAACATGAAAATGAGTACCGCGGAGATAACCGAACATTTGAACGACAGTTGTCACAGCCTGCAATCTACATCAAATGTAACTAGCAAATACGAGAGGAAAAATAGTCCAACAGAATCAAACACATCCAATTTGtggttaaaaatatcaaaaggaTCAACTAATGTAAATACAAGCAAACAGAATAATACAGATGTTAGTGCACCATTCCAATCCAGATATCATATAGAAGAAATTGATTTGAATGATGCTTGCCCGACTTCATTCGATTCCACCGAGAATCAACGTGAAACGTGGGATGTATTACGAACAGTGGAAACCACTGGATCGGATACGTTCGATTTATTGTCGTACCTTTGCGAT GATGAAATGCATTCTCCGGAAGGTAGCGTTTCAACAGATTCTTCAGTAGCATCAAAATCATGGTCACCCTCCAAATTATCCACAATGATTCCACAAACTAGCGTGAAAGTGAAAACGGAGAAGAACGAGACTGTCGTCCCAGAGTGCACAAGAAATCGAACACCATCGTCAACGATAACTTCGTCTTCTTCAGACGTACCTGTAGTATCAACGAGGAGAGCGGAACGTACGAGGATATCAGTTAGCAACAAAATAGAGAAACCTTATAGTCGAGCGCGACGGGAGAGAATAGAGCGAAAACGTTACGTAGAGTCAGACTCGGACGATCGAACGTCTGTTTTGCATTATCGAGAGTCCAGGGAGAAGAACAACGAAGCTTCGCGGAAGTCACGTATGAAtaaaaaagcgaaagaaactgAGATGGCGAAGAAAGCGGTCGAATTGGAACGGGACAATAGGATATTGAAGATGAAGGTTGAGGAACTTGAAAAACTCGTAACATCGATGCGCAGTGCGTTATTGAGGTCCGCTTTGAAAAAAGAATTCTAA
- the LOC100648637 gene encoding uncharacterized protein LOC100648637 isoform X3 — MVSKIPPVYEHPTASNISFEKGGVFNVTKPCNRQPCLSFASRGVRSWPPEEEPSQMDTVPLLTPTMETELLNEPWVFPQPKTNVTKETEKEASSIWEENFQDLSGYMDPFQGQCDFHAGESPTFKLSGTKYEGNSVLSSEEGVLKDLMSVTDEEKWNMKMSTAEITEHLNDSCHSLQSTSNVTSKYERKNSPTESNTSNLWLKISKGSTNVNTSKQNNTDVSAPFQSRYHIEEIDLNDACPTSFDSTENQRETWDVLRTVETTGSDTFDLLSYLCDDEMHSPEGSVSTDSSVASKSWSPSKLSTMIPQTSVKVKTEKNETVVPECTRNRTPSSTITSSSSDVPVVSTRRAERTRISVSNKIEKPYSRARRERIERKRYVESDSDDRTSVLHYRESREKNNEASRKSRMNKKAKETEMAKKAVELERDNRILKMKVEELEKLVTSMRSALLRSALKKEF, encoded by the exons ATG GTATCCAAAATCCCTCCTGTTTACGAACACCCAACAGCCAGCAACATTTCATTTGAGAAAGGAGGCGTGTTTAAC GTAACAAAGCCATGCAATCGTCAGCCGTGCCTGTCATTTGCTTCTCGTGGCGTGAGATCGTGGCCACCAGAGGAAGAGCCTTCACAAATGGATACAGTTCCCTTGCTAACACCGACCATGGAGACAGAATTGTTGAACGAGCCATGGGTGTTCCCACAGCCAAAAACGAATGTAACAAAAGAAACCGAGAAAGAAGCATCCTCCATATGGGAGGAGAACTTTCAAGATTTAAGCGGTTACATGGATCCATTCCAGGGTCAATGCGATTTTCATGCAGGTGAATCACCTACTTTTAAACTATCAG GTACGAAATACGAGGGTAACAGTGTTTTGTCTTCAGAAGAGGGGGTATTGAAAGATTTGATGAGTGTAACAGATGAAGAAAAGTGGAACATGAAAATGAGTACCGCGGAGATAACCGAACATTTGAACGACAGTTGTCACAGCCTGCAATCTACATCAAATGTAACTAGCAAATACGAGAGGAAAAATAGTCCAACAGAATCAAACACATCCAATTTGtggttaaaaatatcaaaaggaTCAACTAATGTAAATACAAGCAAACAGAATAATACAGATGTTAGTGCACCATTCCAATCCAGATATCATATAGAAGAAATTGATTTGAATGATGCTTGCCCGACTTCATTCGATTCCACCGAGAATCAACGTGAAACGTGGGATGTATTACGAACAGTGGAAACCACTGGATCGGATACGTTCGATTTATTGTCGTACCTTTGCGAT GATGAAATGCATTCTCCGGAAGGTAGCGTTTCAACAGATTCTTCAGTAGCATCAAAATCATGGTCACCCTCCAAATTATCCACAATGATTCCACAAACTAGCGTGAAAGTGAAAACGGAGAAGAACGAGACTGTCGTCCCAGAGTGCACAAGAAATCGAACACCATCGTCAACGATAACTTCGTCTTCTTCAGACGTACCTGTAGTATCAACGAGGAGAGCGGAACGTACGAGGATATCAGTTAGCAACAAAATAGAGAAACCTTATAGTCGAGCGCGACGGGAGAGAATAGAGCGAAAACGTTACGTAGAGTCAGACTCGGACGATCGAACGTCTGTTTTGCATTATCGAGAGTCCAGGGAGAAGAACAACGAAGCTTCGCGGAAGTCACGTATGAAtaaaaaagcgaaagaaactgAGATGGCGAAGAAAGCGGTCGAATTGGAACGGGACAATAGGATATTGAAGATGAAGGTTGAGGAACTTGAAAAACTCGTAACATCGATGCGCAGTGCGTTATTGAGGTCCGCTTTGAAAAAAGAATTCTAA
- the LOC100648637 gene encoding uncharacterized protein LOC100648637 isoform X2, with product MDTVPLLTPTMETELLNEPWVFPQPKTNVTKETEKEASSIWEENFQDLSGYMDPFQGQCDFHAGESPTFKLSGTKYEGNSVLSSEEGVLKDLMSVTDEEKWNMKMSTAEITEHLNDSCHSLQSTSNVTSKYERKNSPTESNTSNLWLKISKGSTNVNTSKQNNTDVSAPFQSRYHIEEIDLNDACPTSFDSTENQRETWDVLRTVETTGSDTFDLLSYLCDDEMHSPEGSVSTDSSVASKSWSPSKLSTMIPQTSVKVKTEKNETVVPECTRNRTPSSTITSSSSDVPVVSTRRAERTRISVSNKIEKPYSRARRERIERKRYVESDSDDRTSVLHYRESREKNNEASRKSRMNKKAKETEMAKKAVELERDNRILKMKVEELEKLVTSMRSALLRSALKKEF from the exons ATGGATACAGTTCCCTTGCTAACACCGACCATGGAGACAGAATTGTTGAACGAGCCATGGGTGTTCCCACAGCCAAAAACGAATGTAACAAAAGAAACCGAGAAAGAAGCATCCTCCATATGGGAGGAGAACTTTCAAGATTTAAGCGGTTACATGGATCCATTCCAGGGTCAATGCGATTTTCATGCAGGTGAATCACCTACTTTTAAACTATCAG GTACGAAATACGAGGGTAACAGTGTTTTGTCTTCAGAAGAGGGGGTATTGAAAGATTTGATGAGTGTAACAGATGAAGAAAAGTGGAACATGAAAATGAGTACCGCGGAGATAACCGAACATTTGAACGACAGTTGTCACAGCCTGCAATCTACATCAAATGTAACTAGCAAATACGAGAGGAAAAATAGTCCAACAGAATCAAACACATCCAATTTGtggttaaaaatatcaaaaggaTCAACTAATGTAAATACAAGCAAACAGAATAATACAGATGTTAGTGCACCATTCCAATCCAGATATCATATAGAAGAAATTGATTTGAATGATGCTTGCCCGACTTCATTCGATTCCACCGAGAATCAACGTGAAACGTGGGATGTATTACGAACAGTGGAAACCACTGGATCGGATACGTTCGATTTATTGTCGTACCTTTGCGAT GATGAAATGCATTCTCCGGAAGGTAGCGTTTCAACAGATTCTTCAGTAGCATCAAAATCATGGTCACCCTCCAAATTATCCACAATGATTCCACAAACTAGCGTGAAAGTGAAAACGGAGAAGAACGAGACTGTCGTCCCAGAGTGCACAAGAAATCGAACACCATCGTCAACGATAACTTCGTCTTCTTCAGACGTACCTGTAGTATCAACGAGGAGAGCGGAACGTACGAGGATATCAGTTAGCAACAAAATAGAGAAACCTTATAGTCGAGCGCGACGGGAGAGAATAGAGCGAAAACGTTACGTAGAGTCAGACTCGGACGATCGAACGTCTGTTTTGCATTATCGAGAGTCCAGGGAGAAGAACAACGAAGCTTCGCGGAAGTCACGTATGAAtaaaaaagcgaaagaaactgAGATGGCGAAGAAAGCGGTCGAATTGGAACGGGACAATAGGATATTGAAGATGAAGGTTGAGGAACTTGAAAAACTCGTAACATCGATGCGCAGTGCGTTATTGAGGTCCGCTTTGAAAAAAGAATTCTAA